The proteins below come from a single Methanobacterium petrolearium genomic window:
- a CDS encoding alpha/beta hydrolase has protein sequence MNKNTDDLLKIIKNQFNLEEDDLGVLRREFDEFYLSFSSNGPLKLVEEKESPAPSYWIVTPKSSHDKIILFFHGGGFNMGSTHGHQDLCQRLSKHTGYSVFSVDYRLAPENPFPAAVEDCIRSYLWLLDEGFKAHDIVISGISAGGNLALSTIIALKKIEEELPLCLVCMSPAVDLTFPVVYNHLKDVKDWINHERLEKVKELYLQEQSPFNPLASPIYGDLDGFPPLMLQAGSRELLLCDINRFKGLAVQKDVKVNLEVWQDMFHCWQIFYSHLPGADEPVRSIGEFIKEISGEVPQK, from the coding sequence TTGAACAAAAACACTGATGATCTTCTTAAAATTATAAAAAATCAGTTTAACCTTGAAGAGGACGATCTGGGAGTATTACGCAGGGAATTTGATGAGTTTTATCTTTCCTTCAGTTCCAATGGCCCTCTAAAACTAGTAGAAGAAAAAGAGTCCCCTGCACCTTCCTACTGGATTGTTACACCTAAAAGCAGTCATGACAAAATTATTCTATTTTTCCATGGAGGTGGTTTTAACATGGGTTCCACCCATGGCCATCAGGACCTCTGCCAGAGATTATCCAAACACACCGGTTACTCAGTTTTCAGTGTTGATTATCGTCTGGCACCGGAAAATCCCTTTCCTGCGGCAGTAGAAGACTGCATCCGATCCTATCTCTGGCTACTGGATGAAGGATTCAAGGCCCATGATATAGTTATATCTGGAATTTCTGCCGGAGGTAACCTGGCTCTTTCCACCATCATTGCATTGAAGAAAATAGAAGAAGAATTACCACTCTGCCTAGTTTGTATGTCCCCTGCAGTAGACCTCACATTTCCAGTTGTTTACAACCATTTGAAGGATGTAAAAGACTGGATTAACCATGAAAGACTTGAAAAAGTTAAGGAACTGTATTTACAGGAACAAAGCCCATTTAATCCTCTTGCTTCACCAATTTACGGAGATTTAGATGGTTTCCCACCCCTTATGCTTCAGGCAGGGAGTCGAGAACTTCTACTTTGTGATATTAATCGTTTCAAAGGCCTGGCAGTCCAAAAAGATGTGAAAGTGAATCTGGAAGTTTGGCAGGACATGTTTCACTGCTGGCAGATTTTTTATTCCCACCTACCTGGAGCCGACGAACCTGTGAGGAGCATAGGTGAATTTATAAAGGAAATATCAGGAGAAGTCCCACAAAAATAA
- a CDS encoding SagB/ThcOx family dehydrogenase, producing MNLEQYRYFLKDSIRKTIDFSSTDQSKGIKAPPIEKPYSPGSKKFGLVNADWSKHFNISLSEAIKNRESRRRYKKHPLTLFELSFLLWATQGVRKHVGDYAFRNVPSAGCRHTLETYLAIFNVEKTENGEKFEPGIYRYLPLTHELLFEFKKDHLQEKMIKATFGQTFVGQSAVTFIWTAIPYRMEWRYGLDSHKVIAMDAGHVGQNMYLACEAIGAGTCAIGAYDQEYLDDLLHLDGKEEFAIYLTPVGNIDKE from the coding sequence ATGAATCTGGAACAATACCGTTATTTTCTAAAGGACTCCATAAGGAAAACCATAGATTTCTCCAGTACAGATCAAAGCAAAGGAATCAAAGCTCCGCCCATTGAAAAACCTTATTCTCCAGGTTCGAAGAAATTCGGTCTTGTTAACGCTGATTGGAGCAAACATTTTAACATTTCTCTTTCGGAAGCTATTAAAAATCGGGAAAGCCGCAGAAGATATAAAAAACACCCGTTAACACTTTTTGAACTATCATTTCTCCTCTGGGCAACTCAAGGGGTGCGCAAACATGTTGGTGATTATGCTTTCCGCAATGTTCCATCAGCTGGTTGTCGTCATACCCTGGAAACTTATTTGGCGATTTTTAATGTGGAAAAAACTGAAAATGGAGAAAAATTTGAACCAGGAATATATCGTTACCTACCTTTAACCCATGAACTGCTTTTTGAATTCAAAAAAGACCATCTTCAGGAAAAGATGATCAAAGCCACTTTCGGTCAAACATTCGTCGGACAATCCGCAGTGACTTTCATATGGACTGCTATCCCCTATCGTATGGAATGGAGATATGGGTTGGACTCTCATAAAGTGATAGCCATGGATGCCGGACATGTGGGGCAGAATATGTATCTGGCCTGTGAAGCAATTGGAGCAGGAACATGTGCTATAGGAGCCTATGATCAGGAATACCTGGATGATTTATTACATTTAGATGGTAAAGAAGAATTTGCCATCTATTTAACTCCAGTGGGAAACATTGATAAGGAATAA
- a CDS encoding flavodoxin family protein — protein sequence MNKVLMLCASPRKESNTMHVLEECAKKIEENGLQTEIISLRQKKIRSCIACGKCAELHQCALKDCVNDIIEKIKESEGFIIGSPVYFGTARGDLMSALQRIGMVSMKSGNFLSWKVGGPIAVARRGGHTATIQEMLMFFFINDMIVPGSTYWNMAFGLEPGEVEEDLEGVETIRRFGDNVAKLIKKINDD from the coding sequence TTGAATAAAGTTCTGATGTTATGTGCCAGTCCTCGAAAAGAGAGTAACACCATGCATGTTTTGGAAGAATGTGCAAAGAAGATAGAAGAAAATGGTCTTCAAACCGAAATAATATCTTTAAGGCAGAAGAAGATCCGTTCCTGTATTGCCTGTGGAAAATGCGCAGAATTACATCAATGTGCTCTTAAAGACTGTGTTAATGATATCATCGAAAAGATTAAAGAATCAGAAGGTTTCATTATCGGATCTCCCGTATACTTTGGAACTGCCAGGGGAGACCTGATGTCAGCCCTGCAGAGGATTGGGATGGTGAGTATGAAATCCGGAAACTTCCTATCATGGAAAGTGGGAGGACCAATTGCTGTGGCCCGGAGAGGGGGACACACTGCCACAATACAGGAAATGCTCATGTTTTTCTTCATCAACGACATGATCGTCCCGGGAAGCACCTACTGGAACATGGCCTTTGGATTGGAACCCGGAGAGGTTGAAGAAGACCTAGAAGGTGTCGAAACCATCCGTAGATTTGGAGATAACGTTGCGAAACTCATTAAAAAAATAAATGATGATTGA
- a CDS encoding class I SAM-dependent DNA methyltransferase, producing the protein MPEQELYRKFANYYDLIYQWMDYEGESEFIKMVVEDYKTSEGMDLLDVACGTGGHAQYLQDSFNIVGLDINHEMLEIAQEKLPGIEFVEGDMKKMDLPHKFDSILCLFSAINYHTTMDELEGTFKRFYEHLKSGGVLIFDLGFCTENWEEGRMLVDAVVQGDLQLARISQSRLYHGVFNANFVFLVKEDGKMDFEIDQHQIGVFPTSEVAKILEKTGFENHIYNGYNDLPWDKKSDERPVFVSIKK; encoded by the coding sequence ATGCCAGAACAAGAACTTTACCGTAAATTTGCCAATTATTATGATCTCATTTACCAGTGGATGGATTATGAGGGCGAATCAGAATTCATCAAAATGGTTGTTGAAGATTATAAAACCTCTGAAGGTATGGATCTTTTGGATGTAGCCTGTGGAACCGGAGGCCATGCCCAATACCTTCAGGATTCCTTTAACATAGTAGGGCTGGATATAAACCATGAAATGTTGGAAATTGCCCAGGAAAAACTTCCAGGAATAGAATTTGTAGAGGGAGATATGAAAAAAATGGATCTTCCCCACAAATTTGACTCTATCCTCTGCCTGTTTTCAGCCATAAATTACCACACAACCATGGATGAGCTTGAGGGAACTTTCAAAAGATTTTATGAGCACCTGAAATCTGGTGGTGTTCTCATATTTGATCTGGGTTTTTGCACAGAGAATTGGGAAGAAGGCAGGATGTTGGTGGATGCAGTGGTCCAAGGGGATCTGCAATTGGCCCGAATATCACAAAGTCGATTATATCATGGAGTTTTCAATGCCAACTTCGTCTTCCTGGTGAAAGAGGATGGTAAAATGGATTTTGAAATTGACCAGCACCAGATTGGGGTTTTTCCCACTTCAGAAGTTGCAAAGATCCTGGAAAAAACTGGTTTTGAAAATCACATCTACAATGGCTACAATGATCTTCCCTGGGATAAAAAATCTGATGAAAGACCTGTTTTTGTCAGTATTAAAAAATAG
- a CDS encoding NifB/NifX family molybdenum-iron cluster-binding protein, translating into MKIAVATSDHVNVDHFGRTKGFTIYQWGGDDPEYIKYIETNIDPEAKHQWQQGLSILGDCEVVIAAQAGMTAKYGIKKANLKLVEDEGTVEEVLNRFIDHEMFMNKPI; encoded by the coding sequence ATGAAAATTGCGGTTGCAACGTCCGACCATGTCAATGTCGATCACTTCGGCAGAACTAAAGGATTCACCATATATCAGTGGGGTGGGGATGATCCAGAATATATCAAATACATTGAAACTAACATCGACCCTGAAGCCAAACATCAGTGGCAGCAGGGGCTCAGTATTTTGGGAGATTGTGAAGTTGTAATTGCCGCCCAAGCTGGAATGACCGCCAAATATGGGATTAAAAAGGCTAATTTGAAGCTGGTTGAGGATGAAGGAACTGTTGAAGAAGTCCTAAACCGTTTCATAGATCATGAAATGTTTATGAATAAACCTATCTGA
- a CDS encoding tautomerase family protein: protein MPTVHVNVWKGFKQENVTYLIENLTKVFVDLGIPADAVEILIHEVPQSHWGIGGIPASEKFKDVKIPGWD, encoded by the coding sequence ATGCCTACAGTTCATGTAAATGTATGGAAAGGTTTCAAACAAGAAAATGTCACATATTTAATTGAAAATTTGACTAAAGTCTTTGTAGATTTGGGTATTCCAGCAGACGCTGTGGAAATCCTAATACATGAAGTGCCACAATCGCATTGGGGTATCGGCGGAATACCTGCTTCAGAAAAATTTAAGGACGTTAAAATCCCAGGATGGGATTAA